TGGAGCGACGAGGTACATGGTAATTGGAGCTGGGGTGCGCTTCAGTTCGGAGCATCAATTCCACAATTTACAGGGTTTGAGCGGTTGAAAGTTGCACCTCGACGCTATGTGCACCCTAAGCTTTCCGGTGATCGTTGCACGGTtggtgcagcaacagcagaaaacGATCTGGTCTGCATTAGCCGAAAGGCAGCTTTGATACCGAGACTTTGTCAGGTAAGTTTTAGGcaatattttctttgcttatGGAGGCATATTTGTTATTAACCTCAAACTTGCTTTCACATTTTAAGGTTGACTATGGAGGTCCTGTTTTAGTTGAGATGATTAGTAACGTATATAAAGTGGTTGGCATACTGTCACGAGCGACACAAGGATGTGACAGCAATGTGATCTTCACCAGCATTGAGCCCCATAAACGGTGGCTGGAATCGATCATGTTTAAAAAGTTACACGAACGGCTTATATTTAGCGATTAGCTGCTTACTTATAGatgtattaaaaattaacCTTCCAGTAAATATTGCATTTAGTATTACAGTATTCCGAACGTGATACATTGAAGATCGTTCGATACGAATATCATCCAGATGACCTCcattaaaaaaagctaaactAGTTGATGTTGAATATAGTCGTGAAGCCCATGGCAGACACGATCGAGGCGATCGTCTCTAGTCAAGAAGAACCAGAAGTTCGACGTTTGGCCacgattgttgtttgtttgtttttttcatacGGTGGTCATGAATCAAAAATCCGACTGACTCATCCCAGCATCAGGTAAAACCAGTTTTGGCAGACACGCAGTCACCGTCTGATGCTGTTGACCACCCAATTGCCGATGAGTTCAGTTGATGTTTGTTTGGCGTCGAAGCAACAAGACGCCCGGTTCGACGTGTGATTGGAAAAGTTATCAAAACTAGTTACAACATgaattgtgttttaaaatttatcgtACTTCCCTTGCTGGTGGTACTTCCCCATTGGTATGCTCCTGTGCAGATGGAATCGTTTCTCAATACACCGCCACCGGATTATAATCGTCGAACATCTCTAAAAGGTAATTAACATGACCTCTTTACAGTGTGCTTTCGTCCAAATATTTATGACTTACTTTTGTAGATTGTCCAAAGCGATTCTACTCGGATGTTGGAGAGTACACCGGTAGCTATGGTGCATTTGGCGGCTTTCGAGCATTGCGTGGTGAATTTCAGCACATGGTAAATCCCCTTAACGATGCTCCCTTCCAATTCTCTTACGCGTGACATTGACATCGCTTGCTGGCCTTGCAGGTGGCGATCGGTTGGACGCGTGCCACCGATAAAATTGATTACCTCTGTGGTGGAAGTTTAATAAGTAACCAGTTCGTACTGACGGCGGCACACTGCAATGCGGATGCAAATAAGTGAGTCTGAGATTGATGGTAGGAAAAAAGTATTTATATTATTAACAAACTTCACTTAACTCTGCAGCATTAAGCCAGATACAGTACGATTAGGTGACACGGATCTGGGAAGCACCGAAGATGACGAGTTCGCACAACAGATCCCGATCGCTCGTCTGATTGTGCATCCTGAGTATCGGGGATCACGCAAATATTTTGATGTGGCACTGATCGAGCTGCAGCAAATGGCGCAGTTCACCGAAGCTGTATGTTCCGCTTGCTTGTGGCAAGAGAAGGACCTACCAGAAGAGCCGATGGATGCGGTCGGATTTGGAGCGACTGGTTTTGGTGAATCGCTTAGTCCGACACTGCAACGTGTGGTGCTGAACCACATTCAGCAAGAAGAGTGTGCGAAAAGAATCGCCATAAATAAGCGTCAAATGCCTCAGGGCTTCCGTGCGGATCAGTTCTGTGCGTCTAGCAACAGCATGGATACCTGCGAAGGTGATTCCGGTGGTCCGATCGGAGTGAAGCGGTTTGATGTGGGAGGAGCGTTAACTCCTCTTGTGACTGGTGTTGTATCGTTCGGGACTCCTTGTGCTGTTGGATCTACCGGGGTGTACACGAAAGTGAGCGAGTACATTGATTGGATCCAGCGTGCAACAAACGCGTCGTACAGTTATAGAGGTAGAAACAGATTTTAAAGATCGGAAGGCTGACTCTCATTATTAAAACTAATACTGTTCGTATTTTTACAGTGTGCACCAAGCAAACGTTTTGTATCGGACGACCCAAGGAAACGATAAATGTGAACTTTGAACGAATCTACACTCAGAATCGATTTGGCATGCTGTGGACGGAGAGCGACAGTTCATCAAGGGAGTGTGGCGCCACGCTAATCGACTACCAGTTTTATCTCACAACGGCTTCTTGTGTTACATCTAGCAAAGGTCATCCAAAGTTTCTTGTTTCGTTGTCAGCGGAGCGTGCAGCCATTACGGACGTATACGTTTCCCCACTGTACAAGCCGGGCCGTCCAGAAAACGATATTGCGCTGTTGAAGATAGCACAGTACGTTAACCATACAGTGTACCGACCGGCCTGCCTTTGGGATCGAAAAACCGACGGTGAATGGTCGTTTGATCCAATGTTTACCGCATTTGGCATCATAGGAACGGACGATCACTCGGAAGAAACCGTCATCGTTAAGGCGCGCAATGGCACGGGATGTGAGGATATGACGATGCGTGGCACAGATCTGCGTTGCTTCCATAATCAGGTACCCATGATGCCGGGCGTTTGTCGGGTGAGTAACTTTAAATATATACGCAGCGTAAACTGTTAACAAACGAGACATGTTACACCTTTCAGATGGACTACGGGGGTGCCGTTATCGACAAATCGTTCTGGGGAGAACCGGTATCTGTGTACGGCATTGTGTCACCGGTTAGCAAAAATTGTGGATCAAATCTGTACATGATCGACATAACACCGCACATCTCATGGATAGAAGCAATCATCGTCGGTAGACGCGATCAGTTTCTCGTGTTTTCCGATTAGTATCAACAGATCGTCAtctatttaaacaaaatacacTCTATAATAATTCTGATCTACAATGGTGATCAGAAtatctttttaaaaatacataaaactactatttattttctatttcgaACTAACTAAACTTGGTCTATTTCAATCCGACATCTTTCTCTTGGATTAAAACGACCATTTAGGTCACACCGACCTAAACCATTTAGTATTTAGATTTAGTATTAAGTCCTATTAAAATGGACTTAATACTAAATCTAACCCAAATCGAAGCTTTCGAGTCAGTTCCATGTTG
This genomic window from Anopheles maculipalpis chromosome 2RL, idAnoMacuDA_375_x, whole genome shotgun sequence contains:
- the LOC126568110 gene encoding uncharacterized protein LOC126568110, producing MNCVLKFIVLPLLVVLPHWYAPVQMESFLNTPPPDYNRRTSLKDCPKRFYSDVGEYTGSYGAFGGFRALRGEFQHMVAIGWTRATDKIDYLCGGSLISNQFVLTAAHCNADANNIKPDTVRLGDTDLGSTEDDEFAQQIPIARLIVHPEYRGSRKYFDVALIELQQMAQFTEAVCSACLWQEKDLPEEPMDAVGFGATGFGESLSPTLQRVVLNHIQQEECAKRIAINKRQMPQGFRADQFCASSNSMDTCEGDSGGPIGVKRFDVGGALTPLVTGVVSFGTPCAVGSTGVYTKVSEYIDWIQRATNASYSYRVCTKQTFCIGRPKETINVNFERIYTQNRFGMLWTESDSSSRECGATLIDYQFYLTTASCVTSSKGHPKFLVSLSAERAAITDVYVSPLYKPGRPENDIALLKIAQYVNHTVYRPACLWDRKTDGEWSFDPMFTAFGIIGTDDHSEETVIVKARNGTGCEDMTMRGTDLRCFHNQVPMMPGVCRMDYGGAVIDKSFWGEPVSVYGIVSPVSKNCGSNLYMIDITPHISWIEAIIVGRRDQFLVFSD